The following proteins are encoded in a genomic region of Cyclonatronum proteinivorum:
- a CDS encoding polyhydroxyalkanoic acid system family protein produces the protein MKLTRKHSKSKEEVREALDSIAGDMQKKFGIGHKWEGETLRFNGNLVSGYIANSGDEITVDLKKSFFLPVPESTLKGWVEEYFNKYLG, from the coding sequence ATGAAACTGACGCGCAAGCACAGTAAAAGCAAGGAAGAAGTCCGGGAAGCGCTTGATAGTATTGCCGGCGATATGCAGAAGAAGTTTGGTATCGGCCATAAGTGGGAGGGCGAAACCCTGCGGTTTAACGGCAATCTCGTATCCGGCTATATCGCCAATTCGGGCGATGAGATCACGGTTGATCTGAAGAAGAGCTTTTTCCTGCCCGTGCCGGAATCCACCCTGAAGGGCTGGGTGGAAGAGTATTTTAACAAGTATTTGGGCTGA